GAATGGCACGAATCGGCGGAAAGCCGAAGGCATAAGTGAAGCCTTCTTTTAACCAGCGCAAGGGTTGGTTGGCTCCCGCTGCACTCTTGGTAGGACGAAGCTTCATTGCCAACAGAGCAGCAATCACAGCAATGTAGCTCACACCATCAATCAGAAAACAAACGCCAGCGCCAACCGTAGCAACCAGCAAACCGGCAATCGCTGGTCCTACCAAACGGGCCCCATTGAAAACCGAAGAGTTGAGAGCAATGGCATTACCCAAATCTTCTTTGTTTTCAACTAAATCTGGCACTAAGGCTTGACGAGCAGGCGCATCAAAAGCATTGATCACACCCTGAAAAACACCTAGGACAATGATGTGCCAGATGTTAATGATTTCAGACAGTGCCAGTGCAGCTAAAGTCAGAGACTGAACCATCGCCAACGCCTGTGTGACAATCAGCATGTGATGGCGATTCCAGCGATCGGCTAAAACACCAGTTATGGGAGTCAACAGGAACGAAGGAATCTGGCTGGCAAAACCAACAATGCCTAGCAATAAAGCTGAATTGGTCAGACGATAAACAAGCCAGATCGTGGCGACCTGAGTAATCCAGGTTCCAATAAGAGAAAGTCCTTGACCTGCAAAAAAAAGACGATAGTTTCTAGAGCTTAGCGCCCGCAGCATCAGACGCAGGCCTTTTTTCTCTTCCTTCCGAGTCACAACCTTACCCTTTGTTTTTTCTGAGCCCAAACTTACAATTGCTACAACAATAATTCCGATTTCTGAGCTTGAGAAACAAGGTTCAAAAATCGGGTTGTAGGAGGATTGAAGCAAGGTTTATGAGGAGGAATTCACATCAAAGCACGAATTGAAAAACAAGCTGATGAGCGACTTGTTCACAGAACTTAGCAATTCGGCAGCGACTTTTGCCCCTATCTTTGGACGCAGCCCTGTGTCTGGACCCAAGAGTTAACTCAGACTGAAAGCAGCCTTACTGCCGCGACCCAGTAAACCAATCCAACGCCTCCCGCGTGATCTCAGGGGGAATCGTATGTGGGCCGTCAAACTCCCGATAGAGCACGTCATAACCCGCACGTTGCACCTGCGGCACGATTCTGCGGCTGCAGCGGTCGATGGGCAGAACTCGATCGCGAGTGCCATGCGAAATATAGAGACGTGGAGTGCCTTGCTGTGAGGCAGGAGTCATAAAACCAGGCGAGAAAGCGATGACATGAGTGAATAGGTCACCGTTGGTGAGGCCGACCGAGAGCGCATAGGAGGCTCCATCAGAGAAACCTTCGATAGCAAGGTGAGTTGGATCGATCGCGTAACGACTAAAGGTCTGTGCCAAGAGCTGGTCGATCGCAGCGATGTCGGGGCCATACTCACCAAACAACACATCCCAAGTCTGGCGACGAGAGGCAGGGGCGAGCAGAATTAGGCCAGCAGCATCGGCCAGATTGAGCAATGGCGCCAAGCCACCGCGAGCATCACCGCCCGCGCCATGTAGCATCAACACAAGGGGGGCAGGTTGCGTTGCTCGATAGCCTTTAGGCACATAGAGTAGAGCGTCACGGCCTGCATCCAGATCTAGCCGTTGCAAACCGAGTGGGGCCGTTCCACTAGGCT
This genomic window from Leptolyngbya sp. FACHB-261 contains:
- a CDS encoding MFS transporter, producing MLQSSYNPIFEPCFSSSEIGIIVVAIVSLGSEKTKGKVVTRKEEKKGLRLMLRALSSRNYRLFFAGQGLSLIGTWITQVATIWLVYRLTNSALLLGIVGFASQIPSFLLTPITGVLADRWNRHHMLIVTQALAMVQSLTLAALALSEIINIWHIIVLGVFQGVINAFDAPARQALVPDLVENKEDLGNAIALNSSVFNGARLVGPAIAGLLVATVGAGVCFLIDGVSYIAVIAALLAMKLRPTKSAAGANQPLRWLKEGFTYAFGFPPIRAILLLLALVSLMGMPYTILVPVFAQDILHGGPNTFGFLMAASGLGALMGGVYLSSRATVVGLGYIIVSSPAILGLGLIAFALSRELWLSLIMMLVIGLGLILQIASSNTVLQTIIEDEKRGRVMSLYTMSFLGMVPFGNLIAGSLAERIGVPTTLILGGVFCILGSLLFSRQLPALRKLVLPIYRRAGIIS
- a CDS encoding alpha/beta hydrolase; translation: MKQHSIRRRLTRRHLLSLWLGGLTAPVLAACITEGSRSTAMTREQPKQQNRDQAAAEGRLLARPSQPSGTAPLGLQRLDLDAGRDALLYVPKGYRATQPAPLVLMLHGAGGDARGGLAPLLNLADAAGLILLAPASRRQTWDVLFGEYGPDIAAIDQLLAQTFSRYAIDPTHLAIEGFSDGASYALSVGLTNGDLFTHVIAFSPGFMTPASQQGTPRLYISHGTRDRVLPIDRCSRRIVPQVQRAGYDVLYREFDGPHTIPPEITREALDWFTGSRQ